The DNA region AGAAAAATTTAGGAGTTGAAATATGAAATTACCTTTTCAAAATAAAAAATTTACGCTGCTTTTTATCGCTGCTATATTGGTTGTGATATTGGAAATTGCTGCGCAATTGGGATGGGAAATTCCTTTTCCTTTTTCTGCCATTATTTATGCCGCATTTGTATTAGGATTTGGATACCAGATTATAATTAATGGTTTTAAAAATTTATTCAAATTAAAATTTGGAAGCGTCAGTTTATTGATGCTTGTTGCAGTTGCTGGCGCTTTTTATTTGGGAGAATATTCCGAAGGCGCTGTCGTGATGGTTTTGTATGTTTTAGGTGAAACTTTGGAAGATGTAGGTGTCGACAATAGCAAGTCAGCCTTGGAAAATCTGGTAAATAAAGCACCAAGATTGGTGTATATCAAAGATATTCCAGAACCTGTACAGATTGACAAAATTCAAATTGGTTCAATAGTCAAAATCAAACCAGGTGAATTGATTCCAATGGATGGAAAGATTGTTACAGGCGCTAGTTCAATTGACGAATCCGCAATAACCGGCGAACCCATTTCTAAGAATAAATCGCTTGGAGATCTTGTGTTTGCTGGCACGCTAAATAATGAAGGTTATATCGAAATCGAAACGACCAAATTATCCGCCGATACAACATTTTCGAAAATTATCAAGTTGACTTTTCAAGCGACCGCGAATAAAAGTGAAAAACAAAAATTCATTCAAAAATTTGCCAAAAAATACACGCCTGCCATTTTGATTTTGGCAGTTATTTGTTTTTTGGTAAGCGCATTTATTTTGCATCATGAATGGAAAGAAGCGTTGAATCAAGCCATTTCGCTTTTAGTTATTGGTTGCCCTTGTGCGTTGGTAATTTCCACACCAGTTTCCATATATGCCGCGATTGGTAATGCCTCTTCGCAAGGTGCGATTATTAAAGGGGGAAAATTTTTGGAAGAATTAGCAGAAATTAAAGCATTGGCTTTGGACAAAACGCGTACGATAACTTTTGGACAACCGGTAGTTTCGGATATAATTATGTTGAACGGCACAAGCAAAGAAGAATTGCTAGCCTGTACAGCGGGAGCGGAGCAGTTTTCTGAACATCCTGTAGCGCAAGCCATTGTATTTGCGAGTGAAAAAGAAGGTTTCCAACCGCATCATGCACATAAATACAAATCCATTTCTGGTAAAGGTGCTATTGCGGAGTGTCTTATTTGTAAAGATGAAACGATAACTGCAGGAACCCTTGATTTTGTTGGCGAAAAAGAAAAAATACAACAAGAAGAAAAGGATATTGTAACCAAACTTTCGCATGAGGGGAAAACAAGTGTTGTGGTCAGTTTTGGTAAAGGTGTTGCGGGTATTTTGGGTTTGGTAGATGAGATTAAAAGTGATAGTGCCGCAGCCATCCATGAATTGAAAAAAATAGGTGTTGAGCCGATTATGTTGACGGGCGATAATCAATTTGCAGGTAATTATATAGGTCAAAAAGCAGGTATTGATAAAGTTTATGGTAATCTTTTACCAGAAGGAAAAAGCAAAAAAATAGAAGAGTTGCAACAGCAATTTGGATCGGTCGCAATGGTGGGTGATGGTATTAATGATGCTCCTGCATTGGCGAAAAGTAATGTAGGTATTGCCATGGGCGCAGCGGGAAGTGATGTGGCGATAGAAACTGCAAATGTTGCTTTGATGAATGATAAATTATCTTTAATTCCTTTTATTATCAGATTGGGTCGAGCAACAGTCAAACAAATTAAGGTCAATACCTACGGTGCAATCA from Rhizosphaericola mali includes:
- a CDS encoding heavy metal translocating P-type ATPase produces the protein MKLPFQNKKFTLLFIAAILVVILEIAAQLGWEIPFPFSAIIYAAFVLGFGYQIIINGFKNLFKLKFGSVSLLMLVAVAGAFYLGEYSEGAVVMVLYVLGETLEDVGVDNSKSALENLVNKAPRLVYIKDIPEPVQIDKIQIGSIVKIKPGELIPMDGKIVTGASSIDESAITGEPISKNKSLGDLVFAGTLNNEGYIEIETTKLSADTTFSKIIKLTFQATANKSEKQKFIQKFAKKYTPAILILAVICFLVSAFILHHEWKEALNQAISLLVIGCPCALVISTPVSIYAAIGNASSQGAIIKGGKFLEELAEIKALALDKTRTITFGQPVVSDIIMLNGTSKEELLACTAGAEQFSEHPVAQAIVFASEKEGFQPHHAHKYKSISGKGAIAECLICKDETITAGTLDFVGEKEKIQQEEKDIVTKLSHEGKTSVVVSFGKGVAGILGLVDEIKSDSAAAIHELKKIGVEPIMLTGDNQFAGNYIGQKAGIDKVYGNLLPEGKSKKIEELQQQFGSVAMVGDGINDAPALAKSNVGIAMGAAGSDVAIETANVALMNDKLSLIPFIIRLGRATVKQIKVNTYGAIIVKVLVAILAFSGYSSLVLAILADVGVMILVILLSLRLRSFK